The following coding sequences are from one Pigmentibacter ruber window:
- the carA gene encoding glutamine-hydrolyzing carbamoyl-phosphate synthase small subunit: MQASLLLEDGSFFRGQSIGFPTETTGEIVFNTAMTGYEEVLSDPSYLGQIVLFTSSYIGNTGINFEDLESKQMYAEALICKNIPAYADNYRSKKSLHEFLYHQKKSAIFDLDTRLLVQKIRNSGCLYGIISNTDNDINSLKEKLIQSQKKILANTVSIYSKTENTISLKAKTGQKKYKVAVFDFGIKQGILDCLSNLGCDISLIQYPYSIEALDAIQPDGIFFSNGSGDPSVLAEETNILNDMQNIFSKYPCFGICLGHQLIGLSFGAKINKLNSGHHAINHPVKSFLTQPHKVMITSQNHNFVVDIENIKNEFEVTHIHLNDNTLAGMKHKYLPIYSVQFHPEANPGPRDAEEIFHYFIELMNTFKKEKNNA; encoded by the coding sequence AGATGGCTCCTTTTTTCGTGGCCAAAGTATAGGGTTTCCAACAGAAACAACTGGTGAAATTGTTTTTAATACTGCTATGACAGGGTATGAGGAAGTCCTTTCAGACCCTTCATATTTAGGACAAATAGTTTTGTTTACTAGTAGTTATATAGGAAATACTGGCATTAACTTTGAAGATTTAGAATCAAAACAAATGTATGCTGAGGCTCTCATTTGTAAAAATATACCAGCTTATGCAGATAACTATCGCTCTAAAAAATCCCTGCATGAATTTTTATATCATCAAAAAAAATCTGCTATTTTTGATCTTGATACCAGATTATTAGTGCAAAAAATCCGTAACTCTGGCTGTCTTTACGGGATTATTTCAAATACTGATAATGATATTAATTCCTTAAAAGAGAAATTAATTCAGTCACAGAAAAAAATCTTAGCGAATACAGTTTCTATCTACAGTAAGACAGAAAATACTATTAGCTTAAAAGCAAAAACAGGACAAAAAAAATATAAAGTAGCAGTTTTTGATTTTGGAATAAAACAAGGAATTCTTGATTGTTTATCTAACTTAGGATGCGATATTTCGCTGATCCAGTATCCTTATTCTATTGAAGCTTTAGATGCCATCCAACCGGATGGCATTTTTTTTAGCAATGGATCTGGAGATCCTAGTGTTTTAGCCGAAGAAACAAATATATTAAATGATATGCAAAATATATTCTCCAAATATCCTTGTTTTGGAATTTGTTTAGGACATCAACTTATTGGACTTAGTTTTGGAGCTAAAATTAACAAACTAAATAGCGGTCATCACGCTATCAACCATCCAGTAAAATCATTTCTTACCCAACCTCATAAAGTCATGATAACTTCACAAAATCATAATTTTGTTGTAGATATTGAAAACATAAAAAACGAATTTGAAGTCACTCATATACATTTAAATGATAATACTTTAGCAGGCATGAAGCATAAATATTTGCCTATTTATTCAGTTCAATTTCATCCTGAAGCAAATCCTGGACCAAGAGATGCTGAAGAAATATTTCATTACTTTATAGAATTGATGAATACTTTTAAAAAAGAGAAAAATAATGCCTAA
- the carB gene encoding carbamoyl-phosphate synthase large subunit: protein MPKNLNIKKILIIGSGPIQIGQGCEFDYSGTQACLALKAEGYQIVLINSNPATIMTDKETADSIYIEPITFEYVTKIIQAELPDAILPTMGGQVALNLFMELSEKGILSKYNIKNIGVDPHTVSLAEDRKLFKNLVLELGYDVVKGDLVKNKEEALKLAEKLNYPLIIRASFTLGGTGGGIAYNQEQFDQLIEAAFSASSNHEVLIEESIIGWKEYELEVMRDCNGNFAVICGIENINPMGVHTGDSITIAPCMTLTDKEYQILRDSAKNIFEKIGMKTGGANIQFAIHPDTGRVVVIEMNPRVSRSSALVSKATGYPIARISAKLAVGITLDEIKNEITKSTSAAFEPAIDYVVVKIPRWDFEKYKDADPTLGIQMKSVGEVLAFGRCFKDSFQKAWRSLEQNIDGWQATKLLYSESEIKNLLSNATPSLFSYIKNAFYLKITVEEIYNITKISKWFLYELKELFDCEQEIIHANLPLEYSTIFKAKKYGFSNQQISELKKLNVNEIENSLIQYKIKPTFKMVDTCAGEFEAQTPYYFKTYESFDENKISKNKKIVILGSGPNRIGQGVEFDYSCVHAVKAVQELGYEAILINSNPETVSTDFYISDKLYMEPLTNEDVLDILYAENPAGVLIQFGGQSPLKLAKKIEEAGFKILGTSFKSIELAEDRKLFGSILKKNGIAAPKFNTALTKEDALKIAEDIKYPVLIRPSFVLGGRGMAIVYTEKELIEYFNQAIDLDPTKPVLIDKYLNGAIEFDIDLLCDGKDIFIPEIMEHIEEAGIHSGDSSCIIPPLHVSRELRAKIFETSKILALELAVIGLMNIQFALFAEELYILEVNPRSSRSIPFLSKATGIPMAKLGAKICLGMDLATLKSDLKIILNEKYSLKVPVFPFHKFPSFTPKLGPEMRSIGEIMVQADSLGELYTKGFIAAGYNLNLNGGILNCTKDIYYKILENELPITSKFSSKIIHLNENFEKNNVIEMIKSKKISVILISLKDSENLDLEFIPQLLKVAVQYKVPIASTTRSTYSALKALSFLNEGK, encoded by the coding sequence ATGCCTAAGAACTTAAATATAAAAAAAATATTAATTATTGGATCTGGACCTATTCAAATAGGTCAAGGTTGTGAATTTGATTACTCTGGAACTCAGGCATGTCTTGCACTTAAAGCAGAGGGATATCAAATTGTTTTAATAAATTCGAATCCTGCAACAATAATGACTGATAAAGAAACAGCTGATAGCATCTACATTGAACCAATTACTTTTGAATATGTTACAAAAATAATTCAAGCTGAACTACCAGATGCAATTCTTCCTACAATGGGTGGACAAGTTGCATTAAATTTATTTATGGAACTTTCTGAAAAAGGTATTTTATCAAAATATAATATTAAAAATATTGGAGTTGATCCGCATACTGTTTCCTTAGCAGAAGATAGAAAGCTATTTAAAAATTTAGTTTTAGAATTGGGTTATGATGTTGTAAAAGGGGATTTGGTTAAAAATAAAGAAGAAGCTTTAAAATTAGCAGAAAAATTAAATTATCCTTTAATTATTCGGGCATCATTTACTTTGGGAGGCACTGGGGGAGGAATTGCCTATAATCAAGAACAATTCGACCAATTAATAGAAGCAGCATTTTCAGCTAGTTCTAATCATGAAGTTTTAATTGAAGAATCAATTATTGGTTGGAAAGAATATGAATTAGAGGTCATGCGAGATTGCAATGGAAACTTTGCGGTTATCTGTGGAATTGAAAATATAAATCCTATGGGTGTACACACAGGTGATTCTATTACTATTGCTCCGTGTATGACTTTAACAGACAAAGAATATCAAATTTTAAGAGACTCAGCGAAAAATATATTTGAAAAAATTGGGATGAAAACAGGTGGAGCTAATATTCAATTCGCTATTCATCCTGATACTGGAAGAGTTGTTGTAATAGAAATGAATCCAAGAGTTTCACGTAGCTCTGCATTGGTTTCAAAAGCTACAGGTTATCCAATCGCAAGGATTTCAGCTAAATTAGCGGTTGGGATTACTTTAGATGAAATAAAAAATGAAATAACAAAATCAACAAGTGCTGCATTTGAGCCTGCTATTGATTATGTTGTTGTAAAAATTCCTAGATGGGATTTTGAAAAATATAAAGACGCTGATCCAACTTTAGGTATTCAGATGAAATCCGTTGGAGAAGTTCTTGCTTTTGGGCGTTGCTTTAAAGATTCTTTTCAAAAGGCATGGCGTTCATTGGAACAAAATATTGATGGCTGGCAAGCGACAAAATTATTATATTCTGAAAGCGAGATAAAAAACTTATTATCAAATGCTACGCCTAGTTTGTTTAGCTATATTAAAAATGCTTTTTATTTAAAAATAACTGTAGAAGAAATTTATAACATAACTAAAATAAGCAAATGGTTTTTATATGAATTAAAAGAATTATTTGACTGCGAGCAGGAAATAATTCATGCAAATTTACCTCTTGAATATTCAACGATTTTCAAAGCTAAGAAGTATGGTTTTAGTAATCAACAAATATCTGAGTTAAAAAAGTTAAATGTAAATGAAATTGAAAATAGCTTAATACAGTATAAAATAAAACCTACTTTTAAAATGGTTGATACTTGTGCAGGAGAATTTGAAGCTCAAACACCCTATTACTTTAAAACATATGAATCTTTTGATGAAAATAAGATCTCAAAAAATAAAAAAATTGTTATTTTAGGAAGTGGGCCTAATCGAATTGGTCAAGGTGTAGAATTTGATTATTCTTGCGTTCATGCAGTAAAAGCAGTGCAAGAACTTGGTTATGAAGCCATATTGATAAATTCCAATCCAGAGACAGTGAGTACTGATTTTTACATCTCTGATAAATTGTATATGGAACCCTTAACAAATGAAGATGTATTAGACATTTTATATGCAGAAAATCCTGCTGGAGTATTAATACAATTTGGAGGGCAAAGCCCATTAAAACTTGCAAAAAAAATAGAAGAAGCTGGATTTAAAATACTAGGGACATCTTTTAAATCTATTGAATTAGCAGAAGACAGAAAATTATTTGGTTCTATTCTAAAGAAAAATGGGATTGCTGCTCCAAAGTTTAACACAGCCTTAACAAAAGAAGATGCCCTAAAAATTGCAGAAGATATTAAATATCCTGTTTTAATTCGTCCTTCTTTTGTCCTAGGTGGCCGAGGAATGGCTATTGTTTATACAGAAAAAGAATTGATTGAATATTTTAATCAAGCCATCGATTTAGATCCCACAAAACCTGTTTTAATCGATAAATATCTTAATGGTGCAATTGAATTTGATATTGATTTATTGTGTGATGGAAAAGATATTTTTATTCCAGAAATCATGGAACACATTGAAGAAGCTGGTATTCATTCAGGAGATAGCAGTTGCATTATACCACCTTTACATGTGAGTAGAGAATTAAGAGCTAAAATATTTGAAACTTCTAAAATTCTTGCACTAGAATTAGCAGTAATAGGTTTGATGAATATACAATTTGCTCTTTTTGCCGAAGAATTATATATTTTAGAAGTAAACCCAAGAAGCTCAAGATCAATCCCATTTCTTTCAAAAGCAACTGGAATTCCAATGGCTAAACTTGGGGCAAAAATTTGCTTAGGAATGGATTTAGCAACTTTAAAGTCAGATTTAAAAATCATTCTGAATGAAAAATACTCTTTAAAAGTTCCTGTTTTTCCTTTTCATAAATTCCCTTCCTTTACCCCAAAACTAGGCCCAGAGATGCGATCCATAGGCGAAATAATGGTTCAAGCAGATAGTTTAGGAGAATTATATACTAAAGGATTTATCGCTGCAGGATATAATTTAAATTTAAATGGGGGAATATTAAATTGCACAAAAGATATTTATTATAAAATTCTTGAGAACGAACTTCCTATAACTTCAAAATTTTCTTCGAAAATAATCCATTTAAATGAAAATTTTGAAAAAAATAATGTAATAGAAATGATAAAAAGTAAAAAAATATCTGTAATTCTAATTTCGCTAAAAGATAGTGAAAATTTAGATTTAGAATTTATTCCCCAATTATTGAAAGTTGCAGTTCAATATAAAGTACCAATTGCTTCAACTACTCGTTCAACTTATTCCGCTCTAAAAGCTTTATCATTTTTAAATGAGGGAAAGTAA
- the argF gene encoding ornithine carbamoyltransferase: MNLKGRSLNNLFDLNIEEFNYILELAHQVKNEKKNNIFPKRLQNKNIALIFEKPSTRTRCSFIVAASDEGAHAVALSNTEIHLGEKESIEDTARVLGRIFDGIMFRGFKHKTLEMLIQHANVPVWNALTDLHHPTQALADIMTCQEYLGKLNRKKIVYLGNGDNNVTHSLIIASCMLGMHIVICCPDSFQPDKEIIQQSIQIAKKTNGTISVLSNPLEAVKNADCIYTDVWISMGDENKGNNEEKCKQLLPYQVNKKLMLATKNSECFVLHCLPAYKNMEISCDVFEENNKFIFDLAENRMHSIKAIMLATLIN, from the coding sequence ATGAATCTTAAAGGAAGATCTTTAAATAATTTATTTGATTTAAATATTGAAGAATTTAATTATATTTTAGAATTAGCACATCAGGTAAAAAATGAGAAAAAAAACAATATTTTCCCCAAAAGGTTACAAAATAAGAATATTGCATTGATCTTTGAAAAACCGAGCACTAGAACACGTTGCTCTTTTATTGTTGCTGCAAGTGATGAAGGCGCTCACGCTGTAGCGTTATCAAATACTGAAATACATTTGGGTGAAAAAGAAAGCATTGAGGATACAGCTAGAGTTCTTGGAAGAATATTTGATGGAATTATGTTCCGAGGATTTAAGCATAAAACTCTTGAAATGTTGATTCAACATGCAAACGTTCCTGTATGGAATGCTTTAACTGATTTACATCATCCAACTCAAGCACTTGCTGACATTATGACTTGTCAAGAATATCTTGGTAAATTAAATAGAAAAAAAATTGTTTATTTAGGTAATGGGGATAATAACGTAACTCATTCACTTATAATAGCTAGTTGTATGCTGGGAATGCATATAGTAATTTGTTGCCCAGATTCTTTCCAGCCAGATAAAGAAATTATTCAGCAAAGTATACAAATAGCTAAAAAAACGAATGGCACAATATCTGTATTAAGTAATCCTCTTGAAGCCGTAAAAAATGCTGACTGTATTTATACTGATGTTTGGATTTCAATGGGAGATGAAAACAAAGGAAATAATGAAGAAAAATGTAAACAACTTTTACCTTACCAAGTTAACAAAAAATTGATGTTGGCTACAAAAAACTCTGAATGTTTTGTTCTCCACTGTTTACCAGCATATAAAAATATGGAAATTTCTTGTGATGTTTTTGAAGAAAACAACAAATTTATTTTTGATTTAGCAGAGAATAGAATGCATAGTATTAAAGCTATAATGCTAGCCACTTTAATTAACTAA